One segment of Primulina tabacum isolate GXHZ01 chromosome 6, ASM2559414v2, whole genome shotgun sequence DNA contains the following:
- the LOC142549229 gene encoding aquaporin PIP1-2, with the protein MEGKEEDVRLGANRFEERQAIGTVAQTQDRDYKEPPPAPLFEPGELSSWSFYRAGIAEFIATFLFLYVTILTVMGYQKADSKCRTVGIQGIAWAFGGMIFALVYCTAGISGGHINPAVTFGLFLARKLSLTRALFYMVMQCLGAICGAGVVKGFNKNLYETKGGGANTINPGYTKGDGLGAEIIGTFVLVYTVFSATDAKRSARDSHVPILAPLPIGFAVFLVHLATIPVTGTGINPARSLGAAIIYNKDHAWDDHWVYWVGPFVGAALAALYHVVVIRAIPFKSR; encoded by the exons ATGGAGGGAAAAGAGGAGGATGTCCGTCTGGGAGCCAATAGGTTTGAGGAGAGGCAGGCGATCGGGACGGTGGCGCAGACCCAAGACAGGGATTACAAGGAGCCGCCGCCAGCGCCGCTGTTTGAGCCAGGGGAGCTGAGTTCTTGGTCCTTTTACAGAGCCGGGATTGCTGAATTTATCGCCACTTTTCTGTTTCTGTACGTGACTATTTTGACAGTCATGGGATATCAAAAGGCCGACTCCAAGTGCAGGACTGTTGGCATTCAAGGCATCGCTTGGGCTTTTGGTGGCATGATTTTTGCTCTTGTTTACTGCACTGCTGGGATTTCAG GGGGGCACATCAATCCGGCGGTGACATTCGGGCTGTTCTTGGCGAGGAAACTGTCCCTAACTCGAGCCCTGTTCTACATGGTGATGCAATGCCTAGGGGCCATCTGTGGTGCGGGTGTGGTTAAGGGATTCAACAAGAACCTCTACGAGACAAAGGGCGGCGGCGCCAACACCATCAACCCTGGCTACACCAAGGGGGATGGCCTTGGTGCCGAAATCATTGGCACTTTCGTGCTTGTTTACACCGTCTTCTCCGCAACCGACGCCAAGCGTAGCGCCAGAGACTCCCACGTCCCC ATACTGGCACCTCTGCCTATCGGATTCGCGGTGTTCTTGGTGCACTTGGCCACCATCCCTGTCACCGGCACGGGTATCAACCCCGCCCGGAGTCTTGGAGCAGCCATCATCTACAACAAAGACCATGCTTGGGATGATCAT TGGGTGTACTGGGTTGGACCATTCGTCGGGGCAGCACTCGCAGCTCTCTACCATGTAGTGGTGATCAGAGCCATTCCATTCAAGTCTAGGTGA